A genomic window from Luteolibacter sp. LG18 includes:
- a CDS encoding SGNH/GDSL hydrolase family protein — MIPTNLSAVRPIARTWAFVLSLAFLAHADTARADDSRILIQSGQKVAFLGDSITAGGWSSPGGYVRLVIDGLAKEGIAATPIPAGVSGNKSNDMLARLDKDVLSKQPDWLFLSCGVNDVWHGANGVLLDAYKANITSIVDRAKAQSVNVIILTATPIGEDDNDNNRKLAAYNDFLRELASQRKLPLADLNAIFQGILKPLAPNNSSRILTVDGVHMNPEGNVTMAKECLHAVGVSVEKIKSIENQWIDQPNTAALSVQPFDPRPDFNISLRQYRGMSMVAGKQGTDLGTLVRSLWLRALTDTVGLHQREKVLNADQVKKEAVAKFQIDVMVLLKE; from the coding sequence ATGATCCCGACCAACCTGTCTGCCGTCCGCCCCATCGCCCGCACCTGGGCCTTTGTGCTTTCCCTTGCCTTCCTTGCCCATGCCGACACCGCGCGGGCAGATGACAGCCGGATCCTCATTCAAAGCGGCCAGAAAGTCGCGTTTCTCGGCGACTCCATCACCGCCGGCGGCTGGAGTTCTCCCGGTGGCTACGTCCGGTTGGTGATCGACGGCCTTGCCAAGGAAGGCATCGCCGCCACGCCCATCCCCGCCGGCGTGAGTGGAAACAAGTCAAACGACATGCTGGCCCGGCTGGACAAGGACGTCCTCTCCAAACAACCGGACTGGCTGTTTCTCAGTTGCGGCGTCAACGATGTCTGGCATGGAGCCAACGGCGTGCTTCTCGATGCCTATAAAGCCAACATCACAAGCATCGTCGACCGCGCCAAGGCGCAGTCGGTGAACGTCATCATTCTAACCGCCACTCCGATCGGTGAGGATGACAATGACAACAACCGCAAGCTGGCGGCTTACAACGATTTTCTCCGCGAACTTGCGAGCCAACGCAAGCTGCCCCTTGCCGACCTCAACGCGATCTTTCAGGGAATCCTCAAGCCGCTGGCTCCGAATAATTCTTCGCGGATTCTGACCGTCGATGGCGTGCACATGAATCCGGAGGGCAATGTCACCATGGCCAAGGAATGCCTCCACGCAGTTGGAGTTTCCGTTGAAAAGATCAAAAGCATCGAGAACCAATGGATCGATCAACCGAACACCGCGGCTCTCAGCGTCCAACCGTTCGATCCGCGTCCGGACTTCAATATCTCCCTCCGCCAATACCGGGGAATGAGCATGGTGGCGGGAAAGCAGGGCACGGATTTGGGGACACTGGTCCGTTCGCTGTGGCTCCGCGCCCTGACGGATACGGTTGGACTTCATCAGCGGGAAAAGGTACTCAATGCCGACCAGGTGAAGAAAGAGGCCGTCGCGAAGTTCCAGATTGACGTCATGGTTTTGTTGAAAGAGTGA
- a CDS encoding response regulator transcription factor, giving the protein MYSEILELAQGAEPQAIVMAVSLPATDGTAGQQPARLVMLPIPLDLDALTRALATEGKGRVLRACAAEALASAVQEAWEGAIPIGPLPVSRTIDTPKPKVCPSPALDTLSQRQLEVLELLAKGLTYKEVAQVLFLSVSTVHRHVECLYTKLGVHSRTQAVIKFMEARSSS; this is encoded by the coding sequence ATGTATTCGGAAATCCTGGAACTTGCCCAAGGCGCGGAGCCGCAGGCCATCGTGATGGCCGTGAGCCTTCCCGCGACGGACGGGACGGCTGGGCAGCAGCCCGCTCGCCTCGTCATGCTTCCCATCCCCCTCGACCTTGATGCCCTCACCAGGGCGCTCGCGACGGAAGGAAAGGGCCGTGTGCTTCGCGCTTGTGCGGCCGAGGCGCTGGCTTCCGCCGTGCAGGAGGCCTGGGAAGGTGCCATTCCCATCGGGCCTCTTCCTGTCTCCCGCACGATCGACACCCCTAAACCCAAGGTCTGTCCCTCTCCAGCACTGGATACTCTGAGTCAGCGCCAGCTCGAGGTCTTGGAGCTCCTCGCCAAAGGCCTTACTTATAAGGAGGTGGCCCAGGTTCTTTTCCTCAGCGTCTCTACCGTCCACCGCCACGTGGAATGCCTCTACACGAAACTCGGCGTCCACAGCCGCACCCAGGCCGTTATCAAGTTCATGGAAGCGAGGAGCTCGTCTTGA
- a CDS encoding DUF1080 domain-containing protein: MRIPPFLKSSIHEVRTLRRSLVTLTCLSLTLGSSLAQAPNQPPPQSEEQPVTALQSHWRSLLGETLGGWETWMGVPHQSVAGLPPGPDDRKDIPLGLNNDLKQVFSVMRIDGESVLHITGEIFGGISTLESFGNYHLQLETRWGTKKWPPRENEKRDSGLLIHCQGEHGAFGKNWKKSVELQVQEGDIGDLFPLAGPRADVRQVIVNNVGVYSPSGELLPAKQKVAHLQGNFEKANGEWNLIDVYTLGRKSVFVVNGHVVNVIENTRTNKDLPLVSGQIQLQSEGAEVEYRRIRIQAITQFPKELGVAP, encoded by the coding sequence ATGAGAATCCCACCTTTTCTCAAATCTTCGATCCACGAGGTGCGGACCTTGCGTCGAAGCCTCGTTACACTCACCTGCCTCTCGCTTACCCTGGGTTCCAGTTTGGCGCAGGCACCCAATCAGCCGCCGCCCCAATCGGAGGAGCAACCCGTCACGGCGTTGCAATCCCACTGGCGTTCATTGCTGGGCGAAACGCTGGGCGGTTGGGAAACCTGGATGGGCGTCCCCCATCAAAGCGTTGCTGGTTTGCCGCCCGGTCCCGATGACCGAAAAGACATTCCGTTGGGACTGAATAACGATCTCAAACAGGTGTTTTCCGTTATGCGGATCGATGGTGAATCGGTTCTGCACATCACTGGAGAAATATTTGGCGGCATTTCGACTCTCGAATCATTTGGCAATTATCACCTGCAATTGGAAACGCGTTGGGGAACGAAAAAATGGCCGCCCAGGGAAAACGAAAAACGGGACAGCGGCCTGCTTATTCACTGCCAGGGCGAACATGGCGCTTTTGGGAAGAACTGGAAAAAGAGCGTCGAACTCCAGGTGCAGGAAGGCGACATCGGGGACTTGTTTCCTCTGGCTGGACCAAGGGCCGATGTCCGGCAAGTCATCGTCAATAATGTCGGGGTTTATAGCCCGAGCGGCGAACTGTTGCCGGCCAAACAGAAGGTGGCCCATTTGCAGGGGAACTTTGAAAAAGCCAACGGCGAATGGAACCTGATCGATGTCTACACGCTCGGCCGGAAATCGGTGTTTGTCGTCAATGGCCACGTGGTCAACGTCATCGAAAACACCCGAACCAACAAAGACCTCCCGCTCGTTTCGGGGCAGATTCAACTTCAGTCGGAGGGAGCTGAAGTGGAATATCGCCGAATCCGAATTCAGGCGATCACTCAGTTTCCGAAGGAGTTGGGCGTAGCTCCATAA